A genomic window from Glycine soja cultivar W05 chromosome 10, ASM419377v2, whole genome shotgun sequence includes:
- the LOC114371981 gene encoding scarecrow-like protein 8, with the protein MSSPRFPGGGASDFYGGAGGFPSQSTALQPTMNNHSATTHHPLYRSQPSIFLNPSSHIAQHQTPTLIGKRTLAEFQTHNHSLNLINNNDNLLLSNHQLRSVKPRTFQHTELSTFPSRRYGLPLLHHLRPNAVNAQQQPVTNSILANTNYLSPVHSRLTATHEPEKNLIALRLQELEKQLLEDNEDDAVSVITTTTSEWSHTIQNLITPQKPASSSPTSSTTSSNTSVESSSYKQSLTEAATAISEGKFDAATEILTRLSLNSDQRFVNCMVSALKSRMNHVEYPPPVAELFGTEHAESTQLLFEYSLFFKVARMVANIAILESALTESGKLCVVDFDICDENQYVSLLHELSARRKGAPAAVKIVVVTENCADDERLNIVGVLLGRHAEKLGIGFEFKVLTRRIAELTRESLGCDADEPLAVNFAYKLYRMPDESVSTENPRDKLLRRVKTLAPRVVTLVEQDANANTAPFVARVTELCAYYGALFDSLESTMARENLKRVRIEEGLSRKVVNSVACEGRDRVERCEVFGKWRARMSMAGFRLKPLSQRVADSIKARLGGAGNRVAVKVENGGICFGWMGRTLTVASAWC; encoded by the coding sequence ATGTCGTCGCCGAGGTTCCCAGGTGGTGGAGCCTCTGATTTCTACGGCGGAGCAGGAGGATTTCCCAGTCAATCCACGGCGCTTCAACCCACCATGAACAACCACTCCGCCACCACACACCACCCTCTATACCGATCCCAACCTTCAATTTTTCTAAACCCCTCGTCCCACATCGCCCAACACCAAACACCCACTCTCATCGGTAAACGCACCCTCGCCGAATTCCAAACCCACAACCACAGCCTTAACCTTATTAACAACAACGATAACCTACTCCTTTCAAACCATCAACTTCGTTCTGTGAAGCCCAGAACTTTCCAGCACACAGAATTATCCACCTTTCCGTCACGTCGTTACGGCCTACCCCTTCTCCACCACCTTCGCCCTAACGCTGTTAACGCACAACAACAACCCGTTACGAATTCGATCCTCGCCAATACAAATTATTTGTCTCCGGTTCACAGCAGACTAACCGCAACCCACGAACCGGAGAAGAACCTAATAGCCCTCCGTCTCCAGGAGTTGGAAAAGCAGCTTCTAGAAGACAATGAAGACGACGCCGTTTCGGTCATTACCACCACCACTTCTGAATGGTCACACACAATACAAAACCTAATCACTCCGCAGAAACCCGCGTCTTCGTCTCCCACTTCCTCTACGACGTCGTCTAACACCTCCGTAGAATCCAGCAGTTACAAACAGTCCCTAACGGAGGCCGCAACCGCGATTTCAGAAGGCAAATTCGATGCCGCCACTGAGATCCTAACCCGATTGTCGCTGAATTCAGATCAACGCTTCGTGAATTGCATGGTTTCTGCGCTCAAATCTCGGATGAATCACGTTGAGTATCCACCTCCGGTTGCCGAATTGTTCGGCACAGAACACGCCGAGTCGACTCAGTTGCTGTTCGAGTACTCGCTCTTCTTCAAGGTCGCACGCATGGTCGCCAACATCGCAATACTCGAATCCGCATTAACCGAGAGCGGGAAGCTCTGCGTGGTGGATTTCGATATCTGCGACGAGAACCAATACGTGAGTCTTCTTCACGAGCTTTCGGCCCGGCGGAAGGGCGCTCCGGCTGCCGTGAAGATCGTCGTGGTGACGGAGAATTGCGCCGACGACGAGAGGCTGAATATTGTGGGCGTGTTGCTGGGGAGACACGCGGAGAAGCTTGGGATTGGCTTCGAATTCAAAGTGCTGACTCGGAGAATCGCCGAGTTGACTCGCGAGTCGCTGGGTTGCGACGCGGACGAGCCGCTGGCGGTGAACTTTGCGTACAAGCTTTATAGAATGCCTGACGAGAGCGTCTCCACGGAGAACCCTCGCGACAAGCTTCTGCGGCGTGTGAAGACACTCGCGCCGCGCGTGGTGACGCTGGTGGAGCAGGATGCCAACGCCAACACGGCGCCGTTCGTGGCTCGAGTAACCGAGTTGTGCGCGTATTACGGCGCGCTGTTCGACTCGCTCGAGTCGACGATGGCACGGGAGAACTTGAAGCGAGTCAGGATCGAGGAGGGACTGAGTCGGAAGGTGGTGAACTCGGTGGCGTGCGAAGGAAGGGACCGCGTGGAACGGTGCGAGGTGTTTGGGAAGTGGCGCGCGCGTATGAGCATGGCTGGGTTCAGGTTGAAGCCACTGAGTCAGCGAGTCGCTGATTCGATCAAAGCGCGACTCGGTGGCGCTGGGAACCGAGTCGCGGTAAAAGTAGAGAACGGTGGGATTTGCTTTGGCTGGATGGGAAGAACTCTCACCGTCGCATCTGCTTGGTGTTAA
- the LOC114369800 gene encoding protein DETOXIFICATION 35-like isoform X1, whose product MDAPLLLAKGEGAALVTENGDYVAVRELKEVKKVFWIETKRVWQIAMPIVFNIWCQFGVNSVTSMFVGHLGDIQLSAISLINSVIGTFAFGFMLGMGSATETLCGQAFGAGQVNMLGVYMQRSWVILSVTSILLLPIYIFAGPILKFLGQQEDIADLAGSFSILVIPQFLSLPFNFPTQKFLQAQSKVNIIAWIGLVALILHIGMLWLLIYVLDFGLAGAALAFDITSWGITVAQLVYVVIWCKDGWTGLSWLAFKDIWAFVRLSLASAVMLCLEVWYMMSVIVLAGNLDNALVAVDSLSICMNINGWEAMLFIGVNAAVSVRVSNELGLGHPRAAKYSVYVTVFQSLFLGIFFMAIILATRDYYAIIFTNSEVLHKAVAKLGYLLAVTMVLNSVQPVVSGVAIGGGWQALVAYINIGCYYLFGLPLGFLLGYEANLGVEGLWGGMICGIVIQTLLLLLILYKTNWKKEVEQTTERMRIWGGQDIGVDKIVAST is encoded by the exons ATGGACGCTCCCCTGCTGCTGGCCAAAGGCGAGGGGGCGGCGCTGGTGACGGAGAACGGCGACTACGTGGCGGTGAGGGAGCTGAAGGAGGTGAAGAAGGTGTTCTGGATTGAGACGAAGAGAGTGTGGCAGATTGCGATGCCCATTGTTTTCAACATATGGTGTCAGTTCGGTGTGAATTCCGTGACCAGCATGTTCGTTGGACACCTCGGCGACATTCAGCTCTCTGCTATCTCCCTCATTAACTCCGTCATTGGCACTTTTGCCTTTGGTTTCATG CTTGGGATGGGAAGTGCAACTGAGACGCTTTGTGGACAAGCTTTCGGAGCTGGGCAGGTTAATATGCTTGGTGTTTATATGCAACGCTCATGGGTGATATTATCCGTGACCAGTATTTTGCTCTTGCCAATATACATTTTTGCTGGTCCAATTTTGAAGTTTCTTGGTCAACAGGAAGATATAGCTGATCTTGCAGGGAGTTTCTCTATTTTAGTAATTCCACAATTTCTTTCACTTCCCTTCAATTTTCCAACGCAAAAGTTCCTTCAAGCTCAGAGCAAGGTTAACATTATTGCATGGATTGGGTTGGTGGCTTTAATTCTGCACATTGGGATGCTCTGGCTCTTAATTTATGTGCTAGATTTTGGCTTAGCTGGTGCAGCTTTGGCGTTTGATATCACAAGCTGGGGGATCACAGTGGCTCAACTTGTTTATGTTGTGATCTGGTGTAAGGATGGATGGACTGGATTGTCATGGCTGGCTTTTAAGGATATTTGGGCCTTTGTTAGGCTCTCTCTTGCATCAGCTGTAATGCTTTGCCTTGAAGTTTGGTATATGATGAGCGTTATAGTTCTTGCTGGCAACCTTGATAATGCATTGGTTGCTGTTGATTCCCTCTCTATATG CATGAATATCAATGGGTGGGAAGCCATGCTCTTCATTGGAGTAAATGCAGCTGTCAG tGTCAGAGTTTCCAATGAACTTGGGCTTGGACATCCAAGAGCTGCCAAGTACTCTGTCTATGTGACAGTCTTTCAGTCGCTTTTCTTGGGAATCTTTTTCATGGCTATTATTTTGGCGACTAGAGATTATTATGCCATCATTTTTACAAACAGTGAGGTTTTGCATAAGGCTGTTGCGAAACTAGGATACCTCCTTGCTGTGACAATGGTTCTAAACAGTGTTCAACCAGTGGTTTCAG GTGTTGCTATTGGAGGTGGGTGGCAAGCCCTGGTGGCCTACATCAACATAGGTTGTTATTACTTATTTGGGCTTCCACTGGGGTTCCTTCTTGGCTATGAAGCAAATTTGGGGGTTGAG GGACTTTGGGGTGGTATGATATGCGGAATTGTTATCCAGACGTTGCTGCTCTTGTTGATACTTTACAAAACCAATTGGAAGAAAGAG GTGGAACAAACAACTGAACGCATGCGGATATGGGGAGGACAAGACATTGGAGTTGATAAGATAGTGGCTTCTACATAA
- the LOC114369800 gene encoding protein DETOXIFICATION 35-like isoform X2 produces the protein MDAPLLLAKGEGAALVTENGDYVAVRELKEVKKVFWIETKRVWQIAMPIVFNIWCQFGVNSVTSMFVGHLGDIQLSAISLINSVIGTFAFGFMLGMGSATETLCGQAFGAGQVNMLGVYMQRSWVILSVTSILLLPIYIFAGPILKFLGQQEDIADLAGSFSILVIPQFLSLPFNFPTQKFLQAQSKVNIIAWIGLVALILHIGMLWLLIYVLDFGLAGAALAFDITSWGITVAQLVYVVIWCKDGWTGLSWLAFKDIWAFVRLSLASAVMLCLEVWYMMSVIVLAGNLDNALVAVDSLSICMNINGWEAMLFIGVNAAVSVRVSNELGLGHPRAAKYSVYVTVFQSLFLGIFFMAIILATRDYYAIIFTNSEVLHKAVAKLGYLLAVTMVLNSVQPVVSGVAIGGGWQALVAYINIGCYYLFGLPLGFLLGYEANLGVEVEQTTERMRIWGGQDIGVDKIVAST, from the exons ATGGACGCTCCCCTGCTGCTGGCCAAAGGCGAGGGGGCGGCGCTGGTGACGGAGAACGGCGACTACGTGGCGGTGAGGGAGCTGAAGGAGGTGAAGAAGGTGTTCTGGATTGAGACGAAGAGAGTGTGGCAGATTGCGATGCCCATTGTTTTCAACATATGGTGTCAGTTCGGTGTGAATTCCGTGACCAGCATGTTCGTTGGACACCTCGGCGACATTCAGCTCTCTGCTATCTCCCTCATTAACTCCGTCATTGGCACTTTTGCCTTTGGTTTCATG CTTGGGATGGGAAGTGCAACTGAGACGCTTTGTGGACAAGCTTTCGGAGCTGGGCAGGTTAATATGCTTGGTGTTTATATGCAACGCTCATGGGTGATATTATCCGTGACCAGTATTTTGCTCTTGCCAATATACATTTTTGCTGGTCCAATTTTGAAGTTTCTTGGTCAACAGGAAGATATAGCTGATCTTGCAGGGAGTTTCTCTATTTTAGTAATTCCACAATTTCTTTCACTTCCCTTCAATTTTCCAACGCAAAAGTTCCTTCAAGCTCAGAGCAAGGTTAACATTATTGCATGGATTGGGTTGGTGGCTTTAATTCTGCACATTGGGATGCTCTGGCTCTTAATTTATGTGCTAGATTTTGGCTTAGCTGGTGCAGCTTTGGCGTTTGATATCACAAGCTGGGGGATCACAGTGGCTCAACTTGTTTATGTTGTGATCTGGTGTAAGGATGGATGGACTGGATTGTCATGGCTGGCTTTTAAGGATATTTGGGCCTTTGTTAGGCTCTCTCTTGCATCAGCTGTAATGCTTTGCCTTGAAGTTTGGTATATGATGAGCGTTATAGTTCTTGCTGGCAACCTTGATAATGCATTGGTTGCTGTTGATTCCCTCTCTATATG CATGAATATCAATGGGTGGGAAGCCATGCTCTTCATTGGAGTAAATGCAGCTGTCAG tGTCAGAGTTTCCAATGAACTTGGGCTTGGACATCCAAGAGCTGCCAAGTACTCTGTCTATGTGACAGTCTTTCAGTCGCTTTTCTTGGGAATCTTTTTCATGGCTATTATTTTGGCGACTAGAGATTATTATGCCATCATTTTTACAAACAGTGAGGTTTTGCATAAGGCTGTTGCGAAACTAGGATACCTCCTTGCTGTGACAATGGTTCTAAACAGTGTTCAACCAGTGGTTTCAG GTGTTGCTATTGGAGGTGGGTGGCAAGCCCTGGTGGCCTACATCAACATAGGTTGTTATTACTTATTTGGGCTTCCACTGGGGTTCCTTCTTGGCTATGAAGCAAATTTGGGGGTTGAG GTGGAACAAACAACTGAACGCATGCGGATATGGGGAGGACAAGACATTGGAGTTGATAAGATAGTGGCTTCTACATAA